A genomic segment from Zerene cesonia ecotype Mississippi chromosome 5, Zerene_cesonia_1.1, whole genome shotgun sequence encodes:
- the LOC119840157 gene encoding uncharacterized protein LOC119840157 has protein sequence MDEITCNLTRSVRFYEVNRCARGSLRNGESIFPTKGLRDFKKCPLNSAFATLYPYMMLRNKVKKLINFQPVTELNIYGADVEIMKIASQYFNTTLYLQYFFRQEENPYLNQEYIDLLKNGSLDVCAGGLYRLENNAVEFSGVYSRQSIIWAYSVEREIRSWQSFVGKVNGIYVFFIFYIIYAMVWRLICKFDNQAVSIHDTLLYSAGALLGATSLQDARTLKQKIVNIMYLILALHLSTYIAIQLYSYLTIQGPPPLYKTIDALISSGIKPYLRDQAKYFLEDTKYVAFANTSGSCNNFMECEEVILKNGGATILIDGYIPLLQADTAVGDEAKVVKVNEEILFIYHEMIIRKTSYITVLFQNMILHLYDSGICQKLYDDAIGITYIDKANIANKNIMSNSYSCQMGCAITLVQAAGAFYIWIFGCAISSIVFILEIIMRKERIQFVE, from the coding sequence ATGGACGAAATAACTTGCAATTTAACGAGATCGGTAAGATTTTATGAAGTGAATAGATGTGCAAGAGGATCTTTAAGAAACGGAGAATCAATATTTCCAACTAAAGGTCTTAGAGACTTCAAAAAATGTCCCCTAAATTCTGCTTTTGCAACTCTGTATCCGTACATGATGTTACGCAATAAggtcaaaaaattaataaattttcaacctGTTActgaattgaatatatatggTGCTGATGTTGAAATCATGAAAATTGCATCTCAATACTTCAACACCACCCTGTatttacagtatttttttagacAAGAAGAAAATCCATATCTTAATCAAGAATATATTGAtctattgaaaaatggaaGTTTAGATGTATGTGCTGGAGGTCTATACCGACTAGAGAACAATGCAGTTGAATTCTCAGGAGTGTATTCAAGGCAGTCCATTATTTGGGCTTACAGTGTTGAGCGAGAGATACGCTCATGGCAGTCTTTTGTGGGTAAAGTAAATGGTATATAtgttttcttcatattttatataatttatgcaatGGTATGGAGACTGATATGTAAGTTTGACAATCAGGCCGTTTCTATTCATGACACCTTGCTGTACAGCGCTGGTGCTCTTCTCGGTGCTACGTCATTGCAAGATGCGAGAACCCTGAAGcagaaaattgttaatataatgtatctcATACTAGCACTTCATTTATCAACATATATTGCCATTCAGCTGTATTCATATTTGACTATTCAAGGTCCACCTCctctttataaaactatagatGCCTTAATTTCATCCGGAATCAAGCCATATTTGAGGGATCAGGCGAAATATTTTCTAGAAGACACGAAGTATGTTGCCTTTGCGAACACGTCAGGATCGTGTAATAATTTCATGGAGTGCGAAGaggttatattgaaaaatggagGTGCGACTATATTGATCGATGGATATATACCTCTGCTTCAAGCAGATACTGCTGTTGGGGATGAAGCGAAGGTGGTGAAGGTGAATGAAGAGATCCTATTCATTTACCACGAGATGATTATTCGGAAAACTAGTTACATTACTGTgctatttcaaaatatgattttgcATCTGTATGATTCTGGTATATGCCAAAAGTTGTATGATGACGCTATTGGCATTACGTATATCGATAAAGCGaatatagcaaataaaaatataatgtccaATAGCTATAGTTGTCAGATGGGATGCGCGATCACTCTGGTACAAGCTGCTGGCgcattttatatttggatATTTGGATGTGCTATCTcatctattgtttttatattggaaATTATAATGCGAAAGGAGAGAATACAGTttgttgaataa
- the LOC119839997 gene encoding aquaporin-11 — MKFTIDVLGVFLKIVIRVNKATFAPLVVSTLFILLTSILAHCARRLVQTIVKDPFVRVLFEEAIAAAELCGCCFELIVVADNFGVATYALFLFLLTIWWSLNWGEATACPYTHIEDIIEGRTDIRKAVLKTWAELGGGLLVFKYVQMYWALEISDTHKDKAIEDCTADLQVPVLYGALVEGVATCICRLASRALGDINPRFATAIDAFVGTSLVVAAFDYSGGYFNPVLATSLKAGCHGHTLTEHATVYWAGACAGSIMSVYLYKLPAIQQFVRGTTETEVNGDSIWAGKED, encoded by the exons GTGAACAAGGCTACCTTCGCACCACTAGTGGTATCAACCCTCTTCATACTTCTCACGTCCATACTAGCGCACTGCGCGCGGCGCCTGGTGCAGACCATAGTTAAGGACCCGTTCGTTCGAGTGTTGTTTGAGGAAGCGATCGCTGCTGCAGAATTATGTGGTTGCTGTTTTGAACTTATTGTTG TGGCAGACAACTTTGGTGTAGCGACCTATGCATTGTTTCTGTTTCTATTGACAATATGGTGGTCATTAAATTGGGGGGAGGCGACGGCGTGCCCGTACACACATATTGAAGACATTATTGAAG GAAGGACGGACATTCGTAAAGCAGTGCTGAAGACGTGGGCGGAGCTGGGCGGCGGATTGTTGGTGTTCAAATACGTTCAGATGTACTGGGCTCTGGAGATCTCTGACACGCACAAAGACAAGGCCATTGAGGACTGCACGGCTGATTTACAG GTGCCAGTGCTTTATGGTGCCTTGGTGGAAGGTGTAGCGACTTGTATCTGCAGATTAGCGTCCAGGGCGTTGGGAGATATCAACCCACGTTTCGCCACTGCAATCGACGCATTTGTGGGCACCTCGTTGGTTGTCGCTG cATTCGATTATTCCGGTGGATATTTTAATCCAGTGCTGGCAACATCGTTGAAAGCCGGCTGCCACGGCCACACGCTCACTGAGCATGCAACAGTCTACTGGGCTGGAGCATGTGCAGGGTCCATCATGTCCGTGTATCTGTACAAACTGCCTGCAATACAGCAATTTGTCAGAGGAACGACTGAAACGGAGGTCAACGGAGATAGCATTTGGGCAGGAAAagaagattaa